taaaattgaaaGATTTATATGAAGAATCAAACTTTTGCCaaaatactattaataatCACATATCACGATGTTAAATTACTGGCATTTTTATggtaacaaaatattacattttcagaagtacacacacacacacacacacacacccacaaaacatatacacacagatatacagggtgtttcctaagtaagtagacaaacttaaggaggatattccttggcttattttaagaagaaaaggtcatataaacatatatcctaaactgctttgttttccaaaaaaaagtacatcactgttttcgttcacttttcgtttattatagaacagtttgtgttattgcaaatgaaacaaatgaaaaacaatagtaaccaaaaagaaaaattataacgaaaaagaaaatagtaactaaaaagaaaaataataacatcacagtaactgctgaaaatgtccacctgcagccatgatacacgcctcaactctcctttccattgattgacgtacacgctcaaaaatacctggagtgttacgtattctttcacatccatctattatgcgatttctgagatcttcttcattttgaataggtgtagcgtaaactaaagatttaagctgtccctatagaaaaaaatctactggatttaagtctggggatcttgcaggccataaatggtttggtctttgagtacctcgaccgatccatcgattggcaaacttcctgttcaaaaattgacgaactGCTAAGCTAAAGTGGGGTGGAGCGCCATCATGCATAAACCACATTCTATTTGAGTGGAATATCTTCCAAAGGTAGCTCATCTTCAAGAAAATGTAGATACGAAGCACCGTTAAGTCTCAAGGGAAGAAAGACAGGACCAATCAAAAAATCACCAATAATTCCCACCCAtacattaaatgcaaattgaacCTGAAAGTGAGATTCTAATATTGCATGTGGGTTTTCATCACACCAAAGATGGTTATTATGGAAATTTACGATAGCgaaaccatccccactccatccccaccgctgttgactcgtactgcaaaagcacgctatccgaaaagtgaacgaaaacagtgatgtactttttttggaaaacaaagcagtttaggacatatgtttatatgaccttttcttcttaaaataagccaaggaatatcctccttaagtttgtctacttacttaggaaacaccctgtataaagtAAAGACGTCAAATAATGTCAAAGCAATATCATGTAGATATTATCTTGATgttaaatgattttgtgtcttaCCTGGGtatatatttctgtataacatagtaataaatatattttactatgttataaataataaataaatagagaaagtatatgtattaattaatattttcattaaaggTTTGCAGGTAATAAAAGTTCTATTAGAGATGTAGCAGGTAGATTTAATATGGCGGATTCTAAATTTCATGCAGTTTGTGATAACATTatggattttttaaataacttagcacgatatataataacatttcttGGGACACTTGAGGAAAAGACTGAGATTTCAAGAGAATTTGAAAATGTAagtaagaaacaaatatttccATGAATTAGGTTAACATTGcacgttttattaatcatttttatgttaCGAATTGTACAgtctttaaacatttatataatgtttacTTATATAATGTACGTATTTTAGAAAgctattttcttatttaattgttattcattaaacaactAGTAGATGcacaattaattgaaaaatattgaattatattaaatattgaattagaattgatacatattaataattcctcTTTCTCAAACACATTTAATGTCAAATGTAATTCgcagatataattttacagaTCAATGGTTTTCCTGGGATTCTTGGGTGTATAGATGGCACTTATATTACAATACGTACACCTGctcacaaaataaaatcaacataTGTTAATCGACATGATATATCTTCTTTGACGTTGCAAGCAATATGTGATTCAAAGAACAAGTTTCTTGACGTTTTCACAGGACCACCTAGTAAAATACATGACGCACGTGTTTTCAACCTATCTTTTATAAGTACTACATTGCCAAATATATGTGGAAATGAATGGCATATATTAGGCGATGCAGCCTATcctcttaaaaaatatttcataactcCTTATAAAGATTACGGAAATTTAACAGAGGAGCAACGAAATTTCAATTACAAATTCTGTGTTTGTAGAGTAAAAATCGAAAATGCCTTTGGCTTATTAAAGGCACGATTCAGACAACTAATTCAATTAGACTTTCATACAGTTCAACGTTGCTGTAAATCATTATAGCTTGTTGtacattacataatttatgtattcttCATGAAGATGATTTAAATGATTTGTTTGAGGAAATAGATGAACCGtttcaaaatattgaatataattttgaggaatattatagaaataacaATAGAGCTGCAggtgaggaaaaaagaaatttttgtgtcagatattacattaattccaatgaagaaaaaataatttttaaataatttttaagttcagatgtacatatatttgtgcATACAGCTATGTTTTCTAACATATAAGTGTTAAGATTactatttcatttttgttgaaatctcaaaatgttggataataaaAGTTCATGTAATCGCTACAAAtcttctatttatatattttgcattcttTGAAACTTTAATTATAGTTGTCAATTAAACTATTAAGTTACCTTACTTCGTGTACCATGGCAAAAGCTAACAGGATAAcctactttatatttttttgtaacatCGTACGGTGTAAATTGAATCGCtctgtattttgtaataaattttaaataaaacggtACTGATAGTACTtgcaatgatttatttataccaTAGGAATCAAACTGtagaatacttttaatattatattattttatttatgtattgtaCAGCATGTTTTTagaactaaataaataatgaataaagtatagttgtattattaatatagcaTTAGACGTAACAATAGTAtgtgtgtaaatatatttaataaaaataaaacttattaaagtattatataatactacatatatagatataaatgtacaataataatacaaaccATGtttaatacttatatatagtttcatatatttttattgcacagTATATCCTTAAATAGTAACAAAAAACTTTATCAATGCGACATagtatcatataaatattaaaatatatgtctaataagaatatttgtcaaaaaatattaagatgtaacaatattgcaagtaatataatatgaatcaTGCGCGCAacttatattaaatacatagaTTCgttatactttaatattttcacataGTTTTTGGTACACTACCTAAAcaaaaacttaatatttttatcttaagaataaacaaaattacagtacaatttttatttaatatcaaagtaaagaaaaaagattaagTCTTATCACGTTTCTCTTATTTTAAACACAAATATCTctctaaattatatattacttgtACTGTCTTATGCATGTTTAGAAATAACATAGAAGATTCGAAATATgctatatagaaaaaatagaaaaaatatgctTTAGAACTTATCACACGTCTGAAGTatccttattctctttttcaaGAAAGCTTCTTAACAATCTCATTTTCTCTTCATGTCATTCTTGGTTTTTAGATTCTTCTTCCTTATGAATCTCAATAAGAGTTTGAAGTAAGTTACATttagcttttttattttttaatgtattagaTGATTCAGACACATTAGTGTTTTTAACATTAAGTACAACTTTATTTGCGCTTTGTAATACTTCTGGCTCTATACTGTCATCTTTGGTAGCAATCtgttttaattcattttcaaaatttattttagccCTCTTCGATCCGGAagttgcattatttttatcacaaataCGTTTTCTTCGAAGGATTGTTTTATACCGATTTTCACATTAGATATATGTTTTTTGTATGCCTAAAACTGTTTCCATATCTTTCGCGATTTGCATCCACATTacctttttgtttttaaattttttcattggGCCGACTAATTCCAAATAATCAGCATACTTATCCAGTATAAATCTAGTGGTTTCATCTGACCACTCGTcgtttttagtatttgcatgTAACTCATCATTTTCATCAAAACTTGAAGATTCTTCTGTTAAAATAGTGTTATCAGAAATTTCATGTCCAGCTTCAGACAGTTTTTTTTATCCATCataattatgtttaaatcacctataataataataataataataatatatatatatatataatgttctGTATACATTATATTCTCCACTcacttttattgataaaagtgtTTGTAAAATTGACTTGGAAATCATCTAATGACTAATAATAGCTACATTTAAGATACTTTTATCAATGAAAGAGAGTTGAGAAAATGACCCATTAGTATAACAAGAATAACAAAAGGTCAAAATGATGTCAATTTACGTAAATGATATCATATtgacattatatttatcaaatttaacaTGTTTTTATCGATATAACATCAATGACATTATTTCCGTCAAATTGACATGatcttgatttttctgttctcCTTAGATTGTTAAtcatagaaattaaaaatacacgtaaaaatattaaatattagatatgTTATACCTGTTTCATTCTCTACTTCACATAAAATGTGAGTTTCGTTCTCTATTACTGTGTTGTTGTCGtctaatataattcttttgaaaattatacTCATGTTGATATTATTTCCACCGTTTCTGTTTATGTTTACTTGTTGAACAGTTCCTTTGTTCATTCGTAATGGCTAAATGTTTAATAGTGTTACGAATAGTATAGAATTATGAATTTGATGTTGCACAGAAAGGTTAGGAGTGTCGGCTAGAATTCTGTTACACTCGTACAGTTAAATGCAATGTGGACTGGATCTAGTATTGCACTCGTACAATTCAGTGCAATGTGGACTCGGCCTAGTGCTGCACTCGTACAATTCAGTGCAATGTGGATTCGGCCTAGTGCTGCACTTGTATAGTTTAGTGTAACACGAGTGCAAACCGACCGAATTCACTATTAGTGTAGTACTTAtgtaaacaaaatataaaactaaatatagTAACGTGACTATGCCGCCCCATAAACACCGtaactatataaaaattacatacataaatataaacataaattaatataactttgGTATAAACACGTGCATGTACATACGTGCAAAAGACCGCTGCTGCTGCCACCTAAGaataaaagaacgaactgtacaaacgacgatgatgataacgacgtttcttaaaaatttcaagatttgGACTTTGCAGTGCAATATCTCTACACCTACGCCACCTACACGAAaatgcttttattatataatgcaaaccAAAACTATctattgagcctacttagaagttaaTCGGATCAGCGGTTAttaagatctgataatctaaGGGTCTCTGAAATCGCCGCTTCGTGTAAAGATACACAGTTGGTCTCGCTTCGCGTACACTTGGCGCGATACACTAGTGTATTTTACACCGATTGTTTAATACGCGtattaaatagtaaataactAGTGCATCCGTTTAGTCATTGGCTGATTAGCTCAAATGTACtatttgatacgcgtatcaaacgATCGGTGTAAACTAGGCTattaccgtgtctcttgatacgACCTACACTGTGAGACCTCAACATGTTATGAAGACAACAAATTGTCAGTACAATGCAACGAGCATCATATCGCATAAGAGTTTTGAGTATATTAAATCTGCTGACAGAGCTTTAATCAtcaaaacagaaatattcaGAAAAACTACAATCTTTTACAGTAATGCTTCATTTTTATTCAGCAAAAGCatatgaatatataagaaataacgATCAAAGATAACAATAATAGCAATAAGCCACGCTGGATGTTGGTGCAAAAATCCTTTAATAATCAGATTGAAgtacaaacgtttcggtctgCGTCAGACCATCCTCAGTGTAAcaacttaaataaaaaatatatacatttatgagcttcaataaataaaaaattataaacaaaggtaaatacaattaaattatataacattattcaAATCAAACAACGTACCAACAACTCCACTCAGAAAAATTCCATACTGAACAAAATAAGGCGCAAACAAAGTTGACTTCGAAACATGTAATCTGTCATAAACaagtaacaaattaataattcggtGTCGAAATAATATAGTTCCTTTCTTTAACAAACTCCAAGTGTACATTCGtagcaaattaaaaaagtaatacaTACCAAGAATACAAAGTAAATCTTAGATCGTCTAAGAATCTACCCAAGAGAGTCTCAGGAAGATCTATTCTATTCGGAGTCACAAAGGCTAATGCTTCAATTCGTCAAAACATAACGGCCAACCGATCGCACACCCAAAACAACAACcgacatgtatatgtatatgtatatagttagAGAGAAGGAAAGCTGTTTAAAATAGGTAAGTAATCATTTGAAAGTAGCTCCGTGTCATTTTGTGAATTTAAGGGATTTAActgtctttttatatttatcatttcggATACTAATCTCTTATTATATGATCTCTCTTCATCCAGAATTTTCACATCATTCCAATTGAAATCGTGACCAGACTCTAACTTATGTGCTGAAATAACAGAAGGAGAacctgattttttattaatgtccCTTCTGTGTTCCTTTACCCTAGTGTTCAATTTTCTCTTAGTCTGCCCGACATAAGAAGCATCACAATCATTGCAAGCAATCCTATATACCACATTACAATGCGAAAATTTTTCTAATGGATCCTTTCTAGAGTTAACAAACCTCTCCAACGTGTTAGTGCATTTATACCCCAGAttgaaattaagtttcgattggTTTTACAAGACCACCTTTTCGGGGaggtatttaaatttttactctCATCATCCAGTTTCACATAAACGGGGAATTATTTTTGGTTTGATAGATAGAATATTGAAGATTTCTGATCCTTGTTTTTACAAGAAGAATGTAGAATCAGTTATTAGTATGTTATTGAATAATGGTTATCCactcgattttatttttactaatataaataagagattaaaaaaatactgttTTAATACTAacgttgaaaaaattgaaactagaagaataaaaaaagaattttttacgtTACCTTACATAAAATCAGTTACTGAATCTCTTTCCAATTTTATAAAGAGATATAATTTCAATCTGGGGTATAAATGCACTAACACGTTGGAGAGGTTTGTTAACTCTAGAAAGGATCCATTAGAAAAATTTTCGCATTGTAATGTGGTATATAGGATTGCTTGCAATGATTGTGATGCTTCTTATGTCGGGCAGACTAAGAGAAAATTGAACACTAGGGTAAAGGAACACAGAAGggacattaataaaaaatcaggtTCTCCTTCTGTTATTTCAGCACATAAGTTAGAGTCTGGTCACGATTTCAATTGGAATGATGTGAAAATTCTGGATGAAGAGAGATCATATAATAAGAGATTAGTATccgaaatgataaatataaaaagacagTTAAATCCCTTAAATTCACAAAATGACACGGAGCTACTTTCAAATGATTACTTACCTATTTTAAACAGCTTTCCTTCTCTctaactatatacatatacatatacatgtcgGTTGTTGTTTTGGGTGTGCGATCGGTTGGCCGTTATGTTTTGACGAATTGAAGCATTAGCCTTTGTGACTCCGAATAGAATAGATCTTCCTGAGACTCTCTTGGGTAGATTCTCAGACGATCTAAGATTTACTTTGTATTCTTGGTAtgtattacttttttaatttgctaCGAATGTACACTTGGAGTTTGTTAAAGAAAGGAACTATATTATTTCGACaccgaattattaatttgttacttGTTTATGACAGATTACATGTTTCGAAGTCAACTTTGTTTGCGCCTTATTTTGTTCAGTATGGAATTTTTCTGAGTGGAGTTGTTGGTACGTTGTTTGATTtgaataatgttatataatttaattgtatttacctttgtttataattttttatttattgaagctcataaatgtatatattttttatttaagttgTTACACTGAGGATGGTCTGACGcagaccgaaacgtttgtacTTCAATCTGATTATTAAAGGATTTTTGCACCAACATCCAGCGTGGCTTATTGCTATTATTGTTATCTTTGATCGTTATTGCGGATTGAgcctttgttttatttaattatataagaaataattttatgaataattttcttcacCCAAAACATTCTCAAGatggtataaaaatatcaattgtGAACCTGGACTTAATGAACAAGCTATCGAATCTGATAAagtatcaagagacacggtagtgtctcgcgccaagtatacgcacagcgagaccgcaccgtgactcttttacgcaaagcgacgctttcgcagacactcagattattagatctcaataaccgctgaacggatgaacttctaagtaggctcaatggatagcttgaagtcgaattatataataaaagtgtttttatttttcttgtacgtgccctacgagcggagatatggcgatgcaaagtctgaaattggaaaatttcatttaagaaacgtcgtcgtcatcatcatcaaatgtacagtccg
The Ooceraea biroi isolate clonal line C1 chromosome 12, Obir_v5.4, whole genome shotgun sequence DNA segment above includes these coding regions:
- the LOC113563086 gene encoding uncharacterized protein LOC113563086, translated to MNKGTVQQVNINRNGGNNINMSIIFKRIILDDNNTVIENETHILCEVENETEESSSFDENDELHANTKNDEWSDETTRFILDKYADYLELVGPMKKFKNKKIATKDDSIEPEVLQSANKVVLNVKNTNVSESSNTLKNKKAKCNLLQTLIEIHKEEESKNQE